DNA from Leucoraja erinacea ecotype New England unplaced genomic scaffold, Leri_hhj_1 Leri_723S, whole genome shotgun sequence:
aatgaaccattctacatttccttatcatcgtctgctttgaactGTAATTTTACTCCACGATATCTCCAGACTACAtttcccctctcagtctgaagaagggtcataagccgaaacatcacacatcctttctctccagacatgctgtctgacctacttaGTAGCTCCAAACTggagtgtctatctttgatgtaaacctgcatctgcagttccttccaacacacctaATCTGGTGTAGTCTGGTCGACTGGTAAATAGTCCTACATGCTGCATTGTGCACAGGTGAAAGATGATGTGTTGTTCCTTGAGCTTGTGTCGGGCCTTGTTGTAACATTGCTGGAAGTCACAGACCAGACATTGTACCAGGAACTGGCAGGTACAGAATGAACCCCACACTTTCACACTGTACCAGAGATTGGAATCTGCAGTACTGGACCCTGGAGGATCTCTCTATCAGTCCCCGTGCAATCCAATGCCAACAACCCCTGTCCATGCTCCTTTCCCCACCTGCACACTGCGCTGGGCCCGGGATGTTGACACCGGCCATTGGAACTGTGGAACATTTCTAGAATTAATAAGTCCACCTTGGCCATGGCAATCATGTCTGCATTCTAGgacagtcccacttgcccacatttgacccttaGCTTCTAATCCCTTCCTATCTCAATATtggtcaaaatatattttaagcattgtaattgtacctgtttCCTCAGCAGATATGAACTACTCTCAGTTAAAATGTTGCCCTGttgtcccttttaaatctctctcctctcaccttgggCCAATACTTCTACTTTTAGAATCCATTATCCTGGGGAAAAGAAATTGAGTGTTCAATATccttgcccctcatgattttttacactttATTTaggtcacccctcggcctcctatGCTCCCAAATCAATCcttgcctatccagcctctccctataattcaaaTACACGTTCCCAAAACatcttggtaaacctcttctgcaccctttccagcataaTGGCATCCTGCTACAGCTGAGCAACTAGAACTACACACACTATTCCAGGTCTCACCAgtacaaagctgcatcatgatatcCAAATCTTTGTATTCAATACCCGTCCCATTGAAGGCAACTATGGCAAAGCCTTCACCACACCATCCATCTTATGACGTccgaggaaccatgcacctgtaatcCGAGATCTCTGTTCTGCAACTCTCCAATGTTCTACCATTTATTGTGCAAGCCCTACCCTGGATTTGCACAATATCagtgtgcaacacctcacatttgtcagagttaaattataTTTGCCATTCCTTGCCCCACCAAACCAAACATCCTGCGTAtgatgtgcacagcctaaagttggcatttaataccatcatcccctccaagctggttaccaagctctcagatctgggtctctgcgcatccctctccaATTGGATCCTCAAACTGATTGTGGACGGAGGGAGGGGTAGGATAGGAACTCACATTGCTGTTGATATCTACGGGACGATGGTGATAAgggtcaaacatagaaacatagaaaataggtgcaggagtaggccattcggcccttcgagcctgcaccgtcattcaatatgatcatggctgatcatccaactcagtatcctgtacctgccttctctccataccccctgatccctttagccacaagggccacatctaactccttcttaaatagagccaatgaactggcctcaactaccttctgtggcagagagttccacagattcaccactctctgtgcgaaaaatgttttcctcatctcggtccaaaaagatttcccccttatccttaaactgtgactccttgttccggacttccccaacatcgggaacaatcttcctgcatctagcctgtccaaccccttaagaattttgtaagtttctataagatcccccctcaatcttctgaattctagcgcgtacaagccaagtctatccagtcattcttcatatgaaagtcctgacatcccaggaatcagtctggtgaaccttctctgtattccctgaagtcaagaacttcaaattcgtgggcgtgcatatttccaaagatctttccgggtcccagcacactaatgcaattataaagaaagcacatcagcgcctctacttcctgagaatattaCGTAGAGTCGGTATGTgaaagaggactctctcaaacttctaaaggtgtacagtagagagcatgctgattggttgcatcgtggcctggttcggaacttgagcgtccagcagcggaaaagaatgccccttctctctcccccttctctcttacagtctctcacctgttttgggcagaatttctggcagtttcccaTCAggcctgagctgtcagcccaccaggcctgagtgactgagctgccagcccaagaatccattcggcccacaatgtccatactagccctctggaaaccagttccttcggcccacaagaaccatactagcgctccagcaaGCCCCCtccccattggccaccaatattggaattggtggagaggtggaatattgcgttgtgggacctgccctcccatgtgaacatgggacccaacgggtcccacttcgtcCAGTATCCccataatcctttcctatccatgtaaatgtaGTGTCACGCCAAAGATACTGGAGCTTGGTGTGACGCGACCGGGGCAGTGGAAGCGGCTTCTGATTGGGGGAGCGAGGGATTGCAATGTTTCACCGCAGATATCCAATCAGAACGTTTATAGCGAAGTGTGATTCATGTCTCCGACCACCCAATGACGATCCGCTCCTGCACCATCCCTCATTAGCATAGGGTGACGTCGCTGCCTATTTAATCGCCGCTGCGACTCCGAACTGGTCACTTCTGTGTTTGAAATCCACCGAGGAAATGCCTGATCCGCAGAAAACAGTTGCCAAGAAGGGCGCAAAAAAAGCTTTGCCGAAATCCGCAGGTAAAGGGGGCAAGAAGCGCAGGAGGTCGAGAAAGGAGAGTTACTCCATCTACATCTACAAAGTGATGAAGCAGGTTCACCCGGACACCGGCATCTCTTCCAAGGCCATGGGCATCATGAACTCGTTCGTCAACGATATTTTCGAGCGTATCGCGGGCGAGGCTTGCCGCCTGGCGCATTATAACAAGCGGGCGACCATCAGCTCCCGAGAGATTCAGACCGCCGTGCGCCTGCTTCTTCCCGGGGAGCTGGCCAAGCACGCCGTGTCGGAAGGGACAAAGGCGGTGACCAAGTACACCAGTTCCAAATAAGGATCCATACGTTGAAAAAACACCCAAAACCCAACGGCTCTTATAAGAGCCACCCACATTTTCGCAGAAAGAGTTGTATTAATGTTTCGACATTGAATCGCAGCAGAATTGTTTCAGGATATTTTTGCTTGGCGAATTATTTCACATTCTTTTTAGTGATTAAATGTTGTTCCAATATACGCGGGATATTCCCAGTATCCATGTTGCGTTCGTGTCCATCAAACGGAAGTAAAACTCATTTCCCTT
Protein-coding regions in this window:
- the LOC129694609 gene encoding histone H2B-like, with the translated sequence MPDPQKTVAKKGAKKALPKSAGKGGKKRRRSRKESYSIYIYKVMKQVHPDTGISSKAMGIMNSFVNDIFERIAGEACRLAHYNKRATISSREIQTAVRLLLPGELAKHAVSEGTKAVTKYTSSK